A window from Parafrankia irregularis encodes these proteins:
- a CDS encoding pyridoxamine 5'-phosphate oxidase family protein: MSTQRRGRRIALTSDEVDALLTEHRVCRVATLTSSGAPHVSPLWYVWDGTSLWLYSIVRSQRWADLLRDGRAAVVVDAGDDFGELHGVELRGRFEQVGSAPRTGAEDHPELATPERLFAAKYIANPDGSMYHDGRHAWLRLTPEKVASWDHRKI; the protein is encoded by the coding sequence ATCAGCACCCAGCGTCGGGGACGCCGGATCGCCCTGACCTCCGACGAGGTCGACGCACTGCTCACCGAGCACCGCGTGTGCCGGGTCGCGACGCTGACGTCCAGCGGCGCGCCGCACGTCAGCCCGCTCTGGTACGTCTGGGACGGTACCTCGCTGTGGCTGTACTCGATCGTCCGCAGCCAGCGGTGGGCCGACCTGCTGCGCGACGGGCGGGCAGCCGTCGTCGTCGACGCCGGTGACGACTTCGGCGAGCTGCACGGCGTGGAGCTGCGCGGCCGGTTCGAGCAGGTCGGCAGCGCCCCCCGCACCGGCGCGGAGGACCACCCCGAGCTGGCTACGCCGGAACGGCTGTTCGCCGCGAAGTACATCGCCAACCCGGATGGCTCGATGTACCACGACGGCCGGCACGCCTGGCTGCGTCTGACCCCCGAGAAGGTCGCCTCCTGGGACCACCGCAAGATCTAG
- a CDS encoding helix-turn-helix domain-containing protein: MPNAASPPTTRVLDVLELLAQRGQSGPAPRLGDLVRDLGLTQATAHAIMATLCERGWAVRDPDHRTFTLGPALAAVAARAAAERSRHQPARAAVHRLAKDLGYPAVMTERVGDELVITTIDLGACQVADAAAGDRFPFAAPLGVVFAAWENSDGRRAWMDRGAITDPVLAERLDGLLTATRERGHTLERLDPAMAQAARAMASLRADPQAQPVRRAMDGVLAEIARLGLPSTGATDQDRRPVTAIAAPVFDPHTRQATASIGVHPLRALSARRADEIANHVTRATAAVNAAFDDDGRPASLDR; encoded by the coding sequence GTGCCGAACGCCGCATCGCCGCCGACGACGCGGGTGCTCGACGTCCTCGAACTCCTCGCCCAGCGCGGGCAGAGCGGGCCCGCTCCGCGGCTGGGCGACCTCGTGCGCGACCTCGGCCTGACCCAGGCGACCGCCCACGCGATCATGGCGACCCTCTGCGAACGCGGCTGGGCCGTCAGGGACCCGGACCACCGGACGTTCACCCTGGGCCCGGCGCTCGCGGCGGTCGCGGCCCGAGCCGCCGCCGAGCGCTCGCGTCATCAGCCGGCCCGGGCCGCGGTCCACCGACTCGCGAAGGACCTCGGCTACCCCGCCGTGATGACCGAGCGCGTCGGCGACGAGCTCGTCATCACGACGATCGACCTGGGTGCGTGCCAGGTCGCCGACGCCGCGGCCGGAGACCGCTTCCCGTTCGCGGCGCCGCTCGGCGTCGTCTTCGCCGCCTGGGAGAACAGCGACGGGCGCCGGGCCTGGATGGACCGCGGCGCGATCACCGACCCCGTGCTGGCCGAGCGCCTCGACGGCCTGCTCACCGCCACCCGCGAACGCGGCCACACCCTCGAGCGCCTCGACCCCGCCATGGCGCAGGCCGCCAGGGCCATGGCCAGCCTGCGGGCCGACCCGCAGGCCCAGCCGGTGCGGCGAGCGATGGACGGCGTCCTGGCCGAGATCGCCAGACTCGGCCTGCCCTCCACCGGCGCGACGGACCAGGACCGGCGGCCTGTCACGGCGATCGCCGCGCCCGTGTTCGACCCGCACACCCGCCAGGCCACCGCGAGCATCGGCGTCCACCCGCTGCGGGCGCTGTCCGCCAGGCGAGCCGACGAGATCGCGAACCACGTGACCCGAGCCACCGCCGCCGTCAACGCGGCGTTCGACGACGACGGCAGGCCGGCCAGCCTGGACCGATAG
- a CDS encoding ferredoxin — translation MSSSPAPADPMATDGNRRADARGSSLHVDRDLCMGSGSCLFQAPATFDLDDEMKVVVLDGSDSADAVRAAVDSCPSGALRFVARSEPGENS, via the coding sequence ATGTCGTCGTCGCCGGCGCCCGCTGACCCGATGGCCACCGACGGGAACCGGCGTGCCGACGCGCGCGGATCCAGCCTGCACGTGGACCGCGACCTCTGCATGGGCTCAGGGTCCTGCCTGTTCCAGGCACCCGCGACCTTCGACCTTGACGACGAGATGAAGGTCGTCGTCCTCGATGGATCCGACTCCGCGGACGCGGTCCGTGCCGCCGTCGATTCCTGCCCGTCCGGCGCGCTCAGATTCGTCGCCCGATCCGAACCAGGGGAGAACTCGTGA
- a CDS encoding SDR family oxidoreductase: MSHLNGKVVLVTGGASGFGREITTRLARGGAIPVALDVNAEGAEKLAASLTAEGHQARGLGLDVRDRRAFAGVVDRAVADLGRVDVLVNNAGIMPLAHFADHERAADAWDRCIDINLKGVLHGIYAVHDHMIRQGGGHIVNISSVYGNAGIAGAAVYGATKAAVATVSNALRVESQGRIKVTVVRPSGVVDTNLSSEIIDFTAPAALTAHRAGVFQEHAQAFFGGGTPAAGLTDPEDVRYWSLSAAQVADEIVRLIDQPLGVAVTDITLRATGEDYVF; the protein is encoded by the coding sequence ATGAGCCATCTGAACGGCAAGGTCGTGCTGGTCACCGGCGGCGCGAGCGGCTTCGGCCGGGAGATCACCACCCGGCTCGCGCGAGGCGGCGCGATCCCGGTCGCGCTCGACGTCAACGCCGAAGGCGCCGAGAAGCTGGCGGCCTCCCTCACCGCCGAGGGCCACCAGGCCCGCGGGCTCGGCCTGGACGTCCGCGACCGCCGGGCGTTCGCCGGGGTCGTCGACCGCGCGGTGGCGGACCTCGGGCGGGTCGACGTGCTCGTCAACAACGCCGGCATCATGCCCCTGGCCCACTTCGCCGACCACGAACGGGCCGCCGACGCCTGGGACCGGTGCATCGACATCAACCTCAAGGGCGTGCTGCACGGCATCTACGCCGTCCACGACCACATGATCCGCCAGGGCGGCGGTCACATCGTCAACATCTCCTCGGTGTACGGCAACGCCGGCATCGCCGGGGCCGCGGTCTACGGCGCGACCAAGGCCGCCGTCGCCACCGTGTCGAACGCGCTGCGGGTCGAAAGCCAGGGCCGCATCAAGGTGACGGTCGTCCGCCCCAGCGGCGTCGTCGACACGAACCTGTCGAGCGAGATCATCGACTTCACCGCGCCCGCCGCGCTCACGGCGCACCGCGCCGGCGTTTTCCAGGAGCACGCCCAGGCCTTCTTCGGCGGCGGCACGCCCGCCGCCGGGCTGACCGACCCCGAGGACGTCCGCTACTGGTCGCTGTCCGCCGCCCAGGTCGCGGACGAGATCGTCCGCCTCATCGACCAGCCGCTCGGCGTCGCCGTCACCGACATCACCCTGCGAGCCACCGGAGAGGACTATGTCTTCTGA
- a CDS encoding aldehyde dehydrogenase family protein, giving the protein MADHLTFDQLYIDGRAVAGESDALAVEDPALEQNFTHVPTASLAQVDQAVDAARRAFDDGPWSRLPVAERVTVLRRFADRLRESRDELIETAIRETGATRLVAQWAQVDMALDQARQLADLFATLPEWEHNELPLADSFDPAGRDVLLSIRRYEPCGVVAAISPYNFPLQTNVWKVVSALAAGCSVVLRPSPLTPLTALALGAAGLDAGLPPGVLNVVVERDSQGAELLTSDPRIDCVSFTGSTAVGRRIAAQAAPTVKRLLLELGGKSVQLYLPDALGGVEAGVSTVFGSQSGQGCALQTRVLVPLENLDEVVGRLAAVAGALRVGDPHDPATVVGPVISAAQRDRVEQLVAAGVAAGGRLVAGGGRPAHLPVGYYIEPTVVVVDDNRNPLAQQEVFGPVVTVQGYRDVDHAVAIANDSEYGLSGGVYTADLRLGLSIAERIRSGTVQVNRGAANAYTPMGGYKQSGIGRERGVAGFREYQELKHVVVAGAR; this is encoded by the coding sequence GTGGCAGACCACCTCACGTTCGACCAGCTCTACATCGACGGCCGCGCCGTAGCCGGAGAGTCGGATGCCCTCGCGGTCGAAGACCCAGCACTAGAACAGAATTTCACTCATGTGCCCACGGCCTCACTGGCCCAGGTGGACCAGGCGGTCGATGCGGCGCGACGGGCGTTCGATGACGGCCCGTGGAGTCGCCTCCCGGTGGCCGAACGGGTCACCGTGCTGCGGCGCTTCGCCGATCGGCTGCGCGAGAGCCGCGACGAACTGATCGAGACGGCGATCCGCGAGACCGGCGCGACCAGGCTCGTCGCGCAGTGGGCGCAGGTCGACATGGCCCTCGACCAGGCCCGTCAGCTGGCGGACCTGTTCGCGACGCTGCCCGAGTGGGAGCACAACGAGCTGCCGCTGGCGGACTCGTTCGATCCGGCCGGCCGCGACGTGCTGCTCAGCATCCGCCGTTACGAGCCGTGCGGTGTGGTCGCGGCGATCAGTCCCTACAACTTTCCGCTCCAGACGAACGTGTGGAAGGTGGTCTCGGCGCTGGCAGCGGGGTGCAGCGTCGTCCTGCGCCCGAGCCCGCTGACGCCGCTGACCGCGCTGGCGCTGGGCGCGGCCGGGCTCGACGCCGGTCTGCCGCCCGGGGTGCTCAACGTCGTCGTCGAGCGTGACTCCCAGGGCGCGGAACTGCTCACCAGCGATCCGCGGATCGACTGTGTGTCGTTCACCGGGTCCACGGCGGTGGGCCGGCGGATCGCCGCCCAGGCGGCCCCGACGGTCAAGCGGCTGCTGCTGGAACTCGGCGGCAAGTCGGTGCAGCTCTACCTGCCCGACGCGCTCGGCGGGGTGGAGGCCGGGGTGTCGACCGTCTTCGGCTCGCAGAGCGGACAGGGCTGCGCGCTGCAGACCAGGGTGCTGGTGCCGCTGGAGAACCTGGACGAGGTTGTCGGGCGGCTGGCCGCCGTCGCCGGCGCGCTGCGGGTGGGTGACCCTCACGACCCGGCGACCGTCGTCGGCCCGGTCATCTCAGCGGCGCAGCGGGACCGCGTCGAGCAGCTGGTCGCCGCCGGCGTGGCGGCGGGTGGGCGGCTGGTGGCCGGCGGCGGTCGCCCGGCCCACCTGCCGGTCGGCTACTACATCGAGCCGACCGTCGTCGTGGTCGACGACAACCGCAATCCGCTTGCCCAGCAGGAGGTCTTCGGCCCGGTGGTGACCGTGCAGGGCTACCGCGACGTCGACCATGCCGTCGCCATCGCGAACGACAGCGAGTACGGCCTGTCCGGCGGCGTCTACACCGCCGACCTGCGGCTCGGGCTCTCCATCGCCGAGCGCATCCGCTCCGGGACAGTGCAGGTGAACCGGGGCGCCGCCAACGCCTACACCCCGATGGGCGGGTACAAGCAGAGCGGGATCGGCCGCGAACGCGGCGTGGCGGGATTCCGGGAGTACCAGGAGCTCAAGCATGTCGTCGTCGCCGGCGCCCGCTGA
- a CDS encoding nitroreductase family deazaflavin-dependent oxidoreductase → MTENPAPTTGDGGYTAPDLALFGAEHVRRYVETGGAVGHSWNGVTCLVLWTTGRRTGQRRATPLIYTSDGDRFVVIASQGGAPAHPGWYHNLLAEPKVEVQVLADRFTATARTAEGTEHERLWSLMAQRWPNYDEYTKRTTRRIPVVVLERG, encoded by the coding sequence GTGACGGAGAACCCCGCACCGACGACCGGCGACGGCGGTTACACGGCACCCGATCTGGCATTGTTCGGCGCGGAACACGTCCGCCGTTATGTCGAGACCGGCGGCGCCGTCGGCCACAGCTGGAACGGCGTGACCTGCCTGGTGCTCTGGACGACCGGGCGACGCACCGGGCAGCGCCGGGCGACGCCGCTCATCTACACCTCCGACGGCGACCGCTTCGTCGTCATCGCCTCCCAGGGCGGTGCCCCGGCTCATCCCGGCTGGTACCACAACCTCCTCGCCGAGCCCAAGGTCGAGGTGCAGGTGCTGGCGGACCGGTTCACGGCGACCGCCCGCACCGCCGAGGGCACCGAACACGAGCGTCTGTGGAGCCTGATGGCCCAGCGCTGGCCGAACTACGACGAGTACACGAAGCGGACGACACGCAGGATTCCCGTCGTCGTTCTCGAGCGAGGCTGA
- a CDS encoding TetR/AcrR family transcriptional regulator, which produces MAPGSSGTESRPEPRPDDSDSAADGAGRARRPRGRAEVREALLDSAQRLIAQQGPSKVRLREIAEDADVNFGLVYQYLGTREELLRAVYQRVSARSATRFEHIDDLADAIDIFLTADDSVGRIMGWAALEGDPVDVFGPSPGLQQVASMMVRAARQDGLDLPEDEARLLAAFLQVVALGWRLFGSIGLTGAGVEATADVDRRVREWMRTLVESVVRGGAG; this is translated from the coding sequence GTGGCCCCAGGTAGCAGCGGAACGGAATCGCGGCCCGAGCCGCGCCCGGACGACTCGGACTCGGCGGCCGACGGTGCGGGCCGCGCCCGGCGACCGCGCGGTCGTGCGGAGGTGCGCGAGGCGTTGCTGGATTCGGCGCAGCGGCTGATCGCGCAGCAGGGGCCGTCCAAGGTGCGGCTGCGTGAGATCGCCGAGGACGCCGACGTGAACTTCGGTCTCGTCTACCAGTACCTCGGCACCCGGGAGGAACTGCTGCGGGCGGTGTACCAGCGGGTCTCGGCGAGGTCGGCGACCCGGTTCGAGCACATCGACGACCTCGCCGACGCGATCGACATCTTCCTGACCGCGGACGACAGTGTCGGGCGCATCATGGGCTGGGCGGCGCTCGAAGGTGATCCGGTCGACGTGTTCGGGCCTTCGCCTGGACTTCAGCAGGTCGCGTCGATGATGGTCCGGGCCGCGCGGCAGGACGGCCTGGACCTGCCGGAGGACGAGGCCCGGCTGCTTGCCGCCTTCCTGCAGGTCGTCGCGCTCGGCTGGCGGCTGTTCGGTTCGATCGGCCTCACCGGCGCCGGTGTCGAGGCGACCGCCGACGTCGACCGTCGGGTGCGGGAGTGGATGAGAACGCTGGTCGAGTCGGTCGTACGCGGCGGGGCCGGGTAG
- a CDS encoding maleylpyruvate isomerase N-terminal domain-containing protein encodes MSSDAASADAAMSTASVLSAGNSTVALEHTLAETLDVFGALTADELAAPSACDGWTVHTTLAHLTISVAGFAGLIPITPYDQGLEFEAAVDAHTHEVAERPTAELLDIIRSSVPAVLAIFGGLTDELATTPVNMGTAGTYPLASLADAIVFDHTCHTRWDVLTPRGPVRRALPGLDGERLAAANRWLIGGIRQMTTERFRELLTDPLALVLTGPGGTALRLLPHAEATEIHHDATAAQDGTRATVRTSATDFILWGTGRETRHDRVEITGDTAYANTVLDAFRVY; translated from the coding sequence ATGTCTTCTGACGCCGCGTCCGCTGACGCCGCGATGTCCACCGCCTCCGTGCTCTCCGCCGGCAACAGCACGGTGGCGCTCGAGCACACCCTCGCCGAGACCCTCGACGTGTTCGGCGCTCTCACCGCCGACGAGCTCGCGGCCCCGTCCGCCTGCGACGGCTGGACGGTCCACACCACCCTCGCGCACCTCACCATCAGCGTGGCCGGGTTCGCCGGGCTGATTCCGATCACGCCCTACGACCAGGGCCTGGAGTTCGAAGCGGCGGTCGACGCCCACACCCACGAGGTCGCCGAACGGCCGACCGCGGAACTCCTCGACATCATCAGGTCATCGGTGCCAGCCGTCCTGGCCATCTTCGGCGGGCTGACCGACGAACTCGCCACCACGCCCGTGAACATGGGCACCGCCGGCACCTACCCGCTCGCGAGCCTCGCCGACGCCATCGTCTTCGACCACACCTGCCACACCCGCTGGGACGTCCTCACACCCCGCGGGCCCGTCCGGCGCGCCCTGCCCGGTCTCGACGGTGAACGCCTGGCCGCCGCGAACCGCTGGCTCATCGGCGGCATCCGGCAGATGACCACCGAACGGTTCCGTGAGCTGCTCACCGACCCGCTGGCCCTCGTCCTCACCGGACCGGGCGGCACGGCTCTGCGGCTCCTCCCCCACGCCGAGGCAACCGAGATCCACCACGACGCCACGGCCGCGCAGGACGGGACGCGCGCCACCGTGCGCACGAGTGCCACCGATTTCATCCTCTGGGGAACCGGCCGGGAAACACGACACGACCGAGTCGAGATCACCGGCGACACGGCCTACGCCAACACGGTCCTCGACGCCTTCCGCGTCTACTGA
- a CDS encoding SDR family NAD(P)-dependent oxidoreductase — protein sequence MTSPSLAGQTAVITGAGSGVGRASALRFAAAGARVVCADVREDWAKETARLVGAAGGTGVVTRCDVAVEADVADTVAAAVENFGRLDIMFNNVGITGFKPGASFEDFTADDFARLTDVNFRGVFNGCKFAVKQFKQQGRDGDRGGVIVNTGSVAGIVGFGSVVYGATKGAVNQITRGIAIECAPFGIRCNAICPGAMPLTNFTPVSPGAEFSPPAQQYLDEVAALQPLGRYLTAEDCAEAALFLASDASKNITGILLPVDGGYTAR from the coding sequence GTGACATCACCATCGTTAGCCGGACAGACAGCAGTGATCACCGGTGCCGGCTCCGGTGTGGGTCGTGCGTCCGCCCTGCGGTTCGCCGCCGCGGGTGCGCGGGTGGTCTGCGCCGACGTCCGAGAGGACTGGGCGAAGGAGACCGCGCGCCTGGTCGGCGCGGCGGGCGGGACCGGGGTGGTCACCCGCTGCGATGTCGCCGTGGAAGCCGATGTCGCCGATACGGTCGCGGCGGCCGTCGAGAACTTCGGCCGGCTCGACATCATGTTCAACAACGTCGGAATCACCGGCTTCAAGCCGGGCGCGTCGTTCGAGGACTTCACCGCGGACGACTTCGCCCGGCTGACGGACGTCAACTTCCGGGGCGTCTTCAACGGCTGCAAGTTCGCGGTGAAGCAGTTCAAACAGCAGGGCCGCGACGGTGATCGCGGCGGCGTCATCGTCAACACCGGTTCGGTCGCGGGCATCGTCGGATTCGGCAGCGTCGTCTACGGCGCGACCAAGGGCGCGGTCAACCAGATCACCCGCGGTATCGCCATCGAGTGCGCGCCGTTCGGCATCCGATGCAACGCCATCTGCCCGGGTGCCATGCCGCTGACGAACTTCACGCCCGTCTCCCCCGGAGCCGAGTTCTCCCCGCCGGCGCAGCAGTACCTCGACGAGGTCGCCGCCCTCCAGCCGCTGGGCCGCTACCTCACCGCCGAGGACTGCGCCGAGGCGGCGCTCTTCCTGGCATCGGACGCGTCGAAGAACATCACCGGCATCCTGCTGCCGGTCGACGGCGGATACACCGCCCGTTGA
- a CDS encoding Zn-ribbon domain-containing OB-fold protein, translating into MTWVEEFSRVAPPLTERTAPFWTSGADGVLRIAHCRDCGRYLHPPRPVCPACRGRDVGFDPVSGRGTVWSWTLNRYQWVPSMPPPYLVADVELVEQPGLRLLTNVVDCPPERIHVGLPVRVCFSQAGDAYIPLFRPDGPASEERGADDERE; encoded by the coding sequence ATGACGTGGGTCGAGGAGTTCAGCCGGGTCGCGCCCCCGCTGACGGAGCGGACGGCGCCGTTCTGGACCTCGGGCGCGGACGGCGTGCTGCGGATCGCGCACTGCCGTGACTGCGGGCGCTACCTGCACCCGCCGCGGCCGGTCTGCCCGGCCTGCCGGGGCCGCGACGTCGGGTTCGACCCGGTGTCCGGCCGCGGCACCGTGTGGTCGTGGACGCTGAACCGCTACCAGTGGGTTCCCTCCATGCCACCGCCATACCTGGTCGCGGACGTCGAGCTGGTCGAGCAGCCCGGGCTGCGCCTGCTGACCAACGTGGTCGACTGCCCGCCGGAGCGGATCCACGTCGGCCTGCCGGTGCGGGTGTGTTTCAGCCAGGCCGGTGACGCCTACATCCCGCTGTTCCGCCCCGATGGTCCGGCGAGCGAGGAGCGGGGAGCAGACGATGAGCGGGAGTGA
- a CDS encoding amidohydrolase family protein — protein sequence MGARYTIISADTHAGANHATYREYLDPSFHDDFDAWRGKYKNPWKDLRDTDLRVRNWDDDRRDSDQLADGVVGEVIFPNTVPPFYPGFVLFAGPPTAEEYPHRRAGILAHNRWLADFCARKAAQRAGVGQIFLNDIDDAIADATWIKEHGLRGGVLLPNVAPDVKWVKPLYHPDYDRLWAALQDLEIPVNLHGGTGSPNYGRFASVPAIMMSEVSFYGLRPFVHMLLAGVFERFPRLKFVITEASASFVPPLLRQLDDIIAKIRGGEIGELKYTSDNALPRSATEYFHQNCWVGASFPRPDDVAAREVIGRDRWMWGSDYPHDEGTGPYTRQALRQVMHDLPEPELRDLLAGNAARLYGFDLDALALLAEQYGPSVEEIAEPLDALPENSNSALLNAQKQLSTV from the coding sequence ATGGGCGCCCGTTACACGATCATCTCCGCCGACACCCACGCCGGCGCGAACCACGCGACCTACCGCGAGTACCTCGACCCGTCCTTCCATGACGACTTCGACGCCTGGCGGGGGAAGTACAAGAACCCCTGGAAGGACCTGCGCGACACCGACCTGCGCGTCCGCAACTGGGACGACGATCGGCGCGACAGCGACCAGCTCGCCGACGGTGTCGTGGGCGAAGTGATCTTCCCGAATACTGTACCGCCGTTCTACCCGGGCTTCGTGCTGTTCGCCGGCCCGCCCACCGCGGAGGAGTACCCGCACCGCCGCGCCGGCATCCTGGCCCACAACCGGTGGCTCGCCGACTTCTGCGCCCGCAAGGCGGCGCAGCGCGCCGGCGTCGGGCAGATCTTCCTCAACGACATCGACGACGCCATCGCGGACGCGACCTGGATCAAGGAGCACGGCCTGCGTGGCGGCGTGCTGCTGCCGAACGTCGCGCCCGACGTGAAGTGGGTGAAGCCGCTCTACCACCCGGACTACGACCGGCTCTGGGCGGCGCTGCAGGATCTTGAGATCCCGGTCAACCTGCACGGCGGCACCGGCTCACCGAACTACGGCCGCTTCGCCTCGGTACCGGCGATCATGATGAGCGAAGTCAGCTTCTACGGCCTGCGCCCGTTCGTCCACATGCTGCTCGCCGGTGTGTTCGAGCGTTTTCCGCGGCTGAAGTTCGTCATCACCGAGGCCTCGGCCTCGTTCGTTCCACCGCTGCTGCGACAGCTCGACGACATCATCGCCAAGATCCGCGGTGGTGAGATCGGCGAGCTGAAGTACACCAGCGACAATGCGCTGCCCCGCTCGGCGACCGAGTACTTCCACCAGAACTGCTGGGTGGGCGCCAGCTTCCCGCGGCCGGACGACGTCGCCGCCCGCGAGGTGATCGGCCGGGACCGGTGGATGTGGGGCAGCGACTACCCGCATGACGAGGGAACCGGACCGTACACCCGCCAGGCGCTGCGTCAGGTGATGCACGACCTGCCCGAGCCGGAGCTGCGCGACCTGCTGGCGGGGAACGCCGCCCGCCTCTACGGCTTCGACCTCGACGCACTCGCGCTGCTGGCCGAACAGTACGGCCCGAGCGTCGAGGAGATCGCCGAGCCGCTCGACGCACTTCCGGAGAACTCCAACAGCGCCCTGCTCAACGCCCAGAAGCAGCTGTCGACCGTCTGA
- a CDS encoding cytochrome P450: MVASDVPTLDPQRIRELFDLRSDVYAARGGAFETDPYPAFHQLRETGPVHPGIVGPLVGFHGEAFFQGLPYPELPHFSVFDHATCQSVLRDNDTFVSAPSAPGPERAMADTLLLYMDGVKHRRYRALVQPSFVPKRGGWWSERWIESTVRALLDAIEPLGRSDLNVDFCAAIPLLTICGSFGIGVSDALRIREAATADGRDAHTLVDILAPIIAERRREPADDLISVLVQAEVTEEDGERHRLSDVDILGFSHLLLAAGSGTTWKQMGITLLALLTHPQWLAAARADRAVLRAAIEESLRWTPTDPMFSRYATKDTTLGGVDVPAGSVIHLCFGAANRDPARWERPDEFDPSRPPGAHLGFGGGPHICLGMHVARAEILTAISALLDRLPNLRLDPDAETPRIIGMYERGPTAVPVVWG, from the coding sequence ATGGTCGCGAGTGACGTTCCCACCCTGGACCCACAGCGCATCCGCGAGCTGTTCGACCTGCGCAGCGACGTCTACGCCGCCCGCGGCGGGGCCTTCGAGACGGACCCGTACCCGGCGTTCCACCAGCTGCGCGAGACCGGGCCGGTACATCCCGGCATCGTCGGCCCGCTGGTCGGGTTCCACGGCGAGGCGTTCTTCCAGGGCCTGCCGTACCCGGAGCTGCCGCACTTCTCGGTCTTCGACCACGCCACCTGCCAGTCGGTGTTGCGGGACAACGACACCTTCGTGTCGGCGCCGAGCGCGCCCGGCCCCGAACGCGCGATGGCCGACACGTTGCTGCTCTACATGGACGGGGTGAAGCACCGCCGCTACCGCGCCCTTGTGCAGCCGTCGTTCGTGCCGAAGCGGGGCGGTTGGTGGAGCGAACGGTGGATCGAGTCCACGGTTCGGGCGCTGCTCGACGCGATCGAGCCGCTCGGCCGTTCCGATCTCAACGTGGATTTCTGCGCGGCGATTCCGCTGCTCACGATCTGCGGCAGCTTCGGCATCGGCGTGTCCGACGCGCTGCGGATCCGCGAGGCGGCCACCGCCGACGGACGCGACGCCCACACCCTGGTCGACATCCTGGCCCCGATCATCGCCGAACGCCGCCGGGAGCCGGCGGACGACCTGATCAGCGTGCTGGTCCAGGCGGAGGTCACCGAGGAGGACGGTGAGCGCCATCGGCTCTCCGACGTGGACATCCTGGGTTTCTCCCACCTGCTGCTCGCCGCCGGCTCGGGCACGACGTGGAAGCAGATGGGCATCACCCTGCTCGCTCTGCTGACCCACCCGCAGTGGCTCGCCGCCGCCCGGGCGGACCGGGCGGTGCTGCGCGCCGCGATCGAGGAGTCGCTGCGCTGGACGCCGACCGACCCGATGTTCTCCCGCTACGCCACGAAGGACACCACCCTCGGCGGTGTCGACGTCCCGGCCGGATCGGTCATCCACCTGTGCTTCGGTGCGGCGAACCGCGATCCGGCCCGCTGGGAGCGGCCGGACGAGTTCGACCCGTCCCGCCCGCCGGGCGCACACCTCGGTTTCGGCGGTGGCCCGCACATCTGCCTCGGGATGCACGTCGCCCGCGCGGAGATCCTCACCGCGATCTCCGCGCTGCTCGACCGCCTCCCGAACCTGCGCCTCGACCCGGACGCCGAGACGCCGCGGATCATCGGCATGTACGAGCGCGGGCCGACCGCGGTGCCGGTGGTGTGGGGATGA